From the genome of Gracilibacillus salitolerans, one region includes:
- a CDS encoding BKACE family enzyme: protein MKNKVLLTAAVTGAGDTTTKSSYVPVTPKEIAEAAIESAKAGATVAHVHARDPKTGGISHNVDHYREIVDRIRESETDVIINITSGGGGDFIPSLDTPAAGGNGTDIQTPAERHEPVGELLPEMCTLDCGTVNFGDMIYMSPTDWLREQAKLIQQSGVKPELECFDTGHLRFAKQLVNEGLIDGDPMFQFCMGIPWGMDADVETMLYMRDRLPENAHWSAFGIGRMQLPILAQTAQLGGNVRVGLEDNIYLSKGVLARNDQLVDKAVTMLNSNDIEIMTPEEARLQFGLRNPHGGEKA from the coding sequence ATGAAGAACAAAGTATTACTAACAGCTGCAGTAACAGGTGCAGGTGATACAACAACAAAGAGCTCTTATGTTCCGGTAACACCGAAAGAAATTGCGGAAGCAGCGATCGAATCAGCAAAAGCTGGTGCAACTGTAGCACATGTGCATGCTCGTGATCCGAAAACAGGTGGTATTAGCCACAATGTCGATCATTACCGTGAAATTGTCGATCGGATTCGTGAATCGGAAACAGACGTGATTATCAATATTACTTCTGGAGGTGGCGGTGACTTCATTCCTAGTTTAGACACGCCTGCAGCTGGTGGAAATGGAACAGATATTCAAACACCGGCAGAACGTCATGAGCCCGTTGGTGAATTACTTCCAGAAATGTGTACACTCGACTGTGGTACCGTAAACTTCGGAGATATGATTTACATGAGTCCAACTGATTGGTTAAGAGAACAAGCGAAATTGATTCAACAAAGTGGAGTAAAACCAGAATTAGAATGTTTCGATACTGGACATCTTCGTTTTGCCAAACAACTCGTAAATGAAGGATTAATCGATGGCGATCCAATGTTCCAATTTTGTATGGGAATCCCATGGGGAATGGATGCAGATGTGGAGACAATGCTTTATATGAGAGATCGTCTTCCGGAGAATGCACATTGGTCAGCATTTGGTATTGGACGTATGCAGTTACCAATTCTTGCACAAACTGCTCAGTTAGGCGGAAATGTGCGTGTTGGTTTGGAAGATAACATATATCTATCCAAAGGTGTACTTGCTCGTAATGACCAACTTGTCGATAAAGCAGTTACCATGCTAAACAGCAATGATATCGAAATAATGACACCAGAAGAAGCCAGACTACAATTCGGATTACGAAATCCCCATG
- a CDS encoding TetR/AcrR family transcriptional regulator → MGRNSRKVEILHAASKVVGEKGIFNLTLEATAKEAGISKGGLLYHFPSKEALVQGMVEHLANDYREKIANNAEEDPVDKGKWVRAYVDVTFNQAYQNKDMHYGLLAAKAVSSDSLDPIRELYTEWQHEIEHDGIDPIKATIIRLATDGIWLSELFDIYHIEPEKKEAVYKKLKDWANEPD, encoded by the coding sequence ATGGGTAGAAATTCTAGAAAAGTGGAAATCCTTCATGCTGCATCGAAAGTCGTTGGCGAGAAAGGTATATTTAATTTAACACTTGAAGCTACAGCAAAGGAAGCAGGTATTAGTAAAGGTGGTTTGCTTTATCATTTCCCATCTAAAGAAGCACTTGTACAAGGGATGGTAGAACACTTAGCGAACGATTATCGAGAGAAAATAGCTAATAATGCAGAGGAAGATCCTGTAGATAAAGGAAAATGGGTGCGAGCATATGTTGATGTAACTTTTAATCAAGCATATCAAAACAAAGATATGCACTATGGGTTACTTGCAGCAAAGGCAGTAAGTTCTGATTCATTGGATCCTATTCGTGAACTTTATACAGAGTGGCAACATGAAATAGAACATGACGGAATAGATCCAATTAAAGCTACCATCATTCGTTTGGCTACCGATGGGATTTGGTTATCCGAGTTATTTGATATTTATCATATTGAACCAGAAAAGAAAGAAGCAGTATATAAAAAGCTCAAAGATTGGGCAAACGAACCAGATTAA